A stretch of the Lolium perenne isolate Kyuss_39 chromosome 3, Kyuss_2.0, whole genome shotgun sequence genome encodes the following:
- the LOC127342450 gene encoding elongation factor 2, translated as MVDFTALELREIMEKHNNIRNISVVANLRHGKSTLTNSLVASAGIGIKEEAVVVPITDTRADQAEPGISIRSTNFSLLYAMDDESVEAYNGKGDGNKYLINIIDSPGHVDFASEATAAIHITDGALVVIDCIEGICMQTETVLHQALSEMVRPILCLSKMDKLFPGHEVEGAKPEFTGEQVYQILSNIIQNANAILAANDAERLGDVQIYPENGTVAFSSCLHGWAFRLADFAEMYALKYKKADANEYMKFLWGDNFFDSATGKWTTKDNGSGTCIRGFVKFIYNPIKSIMDACMNDDKGELWKMCSRAGVSIKDDDKDLTGRALVKCVMQTWMPASTTLLKMMIFHLPSPLEAQKYRVENLYEGPLDDMYAEAIRNCDPDGPLMLYVSKMIPASDMGKFFAFGRVFSGRVAAGMKVRIMGRSYVPSIKNDLYPKSVEHTIIWTGNNQYDVEDIPCGSTVGLTGLDGYIIKSATLTNEKELDACPIRAMKFSVSPVMFVTVECKVSSDIPKLVEGLKRLANSDLVVLCSEEESGKYRVAAVGELHLEICLKDLQECLMDGAEVTVSSPVVSYRETVLGKTCNVEGKSLSTNNSLSIVARPLHKILVEAIDAGQLGPHTDRVVRSQILAKCGWDEDLADKIWSFGPDAVGPNMVVDMCKRVQNLELAKKFVVAGFELASKEGALAKEKMRGICFEIHNVAIHVNDDSRAKTAMVQTAIYESQLAAKPRLLEPVYIVAMEGPQSALHAIYGILEKKGGEVYQVFEREYTQQFHARAYISVNESFGLAKEIRAATAGQVYPQCVFGYWDSMASDPFQASSTAGQRVLDIRERKMLRRPSFQN; from the exons ATGGTGGATTTCACAGCACTAGAGCTCCGAGAAATTATGGAAAAGCACAATAACATTCGCAACATTTCTGTTGTTGCTAATCTGCGGCATG GAAAATCTACACTTACAAATTCTCTTGTGGCATCTGCTGGGATTGGTATAAAAGAAGAAGCCGTTGTAGTTCCCATTACTGATACACGGGCAGATCAAGCAGAGCCTGGTATTTCTATTAGATCCACTAACTTCTCTCTTTTGTATGCGATGGACGACGAGTCAGTTGAGGCTTACAATGGAAAAGGAGATGGGAATAAATATCTAATTAACATTATTGATTCACCTGGGCACGTTGATTTTGCTTCGGAAGCCACAGCTGCTATCCATATAACTGATGGTGCTCTGGTGGTAATTGATTGTATTGAGGGTATCTGTATGCAAACTGAAACGGTGCTCCACCAAGCCCTTAGTGAGATGGTCAGGCCTATACTTTGTCTGAGCAAGATGGATAAGCTATTCCCTGGGCATGAAGTTGAAGGTGCCAAACCTGAATTTACAGGTGAGCAAGTGTACCAGATATTGTCCAATATTATTCAAAATGCCAATGCAATTTTGGCAGCAAATGATGCTGAGCGCCTTGGTGATGTTCAGATCTACCCTGAGAATGGAACTGTGGCCTTTTCTTCATGTTTACATGGCTGGGCATTTAGGCTCGCTGACTTTGCTGAGATGTATGCCTTGAAGTATAAAAAAGCGGATGCAAATGAATATATGAAGTTTCTTTGGGGTGATAACTTTTTTGACTCTGCCACTGGCAAATggaccacgaaggataatggatcCGGCACGTGTATCAGAGGCTTTGTTAAGTTTATCTACAATCCAATCAAGTCAATCATGGATGCCTGCATGAATGATGATAAGGGTGAACTGTGGAAGATGTGCTCGAGGGCTGGTGTGAGTATCAAAGATGATGACAAGGACCTAACAGGCAGGGCTCTTGTGAAGTGTGTTATGCAGACTTGGATGCCAGCTAGTACAACTCTACTTAAGATGATGATATTCCATCTCCCCTCTCCTTTGGAAGCACAGAAGTATCGTGTGGAGAACTTGTATGAGGGCCCCCTCGATGACATGTATGCAGAAGCTATAAGAAACTGTGACCCAGATGGCCCTCTTATGTTGTATGTTTCCAAGATGATTCCAGCATCTGACATGGGAAAATTCTTTGCATTCGGCCGTGTTTTCTCAGGGCGGGTTGCAGCTGGCATGAAAGTCCGGATCATGGGGCGTTCCTATGTCCCTAGCATAAAAAATGATCTTTACCCAAAGTCTGTTGAGCATACTATTATATGGACGGGAAATAACCAATATGATGTTGAGGACATTCCTTGTGGTAGCACTGTTGGTCTTACTGGGTTGGATGGGTACATCATAAAGAGTGCTACGCTGACAAATGAGAAGGAGCTTGATGCATGCCCAATCAGAGCAATGAAGTTCTCTGTGTCCCCTGTCATGTTTGTTACGGTTGAGTGCAAGGTTTCGTCAGATATTCCCAAACTGGTTGAAGGTTTGAAGCGTCTGGCGAATTCTGATCTCGTAGTCCTTTGTAGCGAGGAAGAATCTGGCAAGTACAGAGTTGCTGCAGTCGGAGAGCTCCACCTTGAAATTTGCTTGAAGGATCTGCAGGAATGCTTGATGGATGGTGCAGAAGTTACTGTTTCCAGTCCAGTTGTTTCTTACCGGGAGACCGTCCTTGGCAAGACCTGCAATGTGGAGGGAAAATCTCTAAGTACAAACAACAGCCTGTCTATTGTAGCCCGCCCTTTGCATAAGAtattagttgaggccattgatgcTGGTCAGTTGGGCCCACATACTGATCGTGTGGTGCGCTCACAGATACTTGCTAAGTGTGGTtgggacgaagatctcgccgataaGATTTGGTCTTTTGGCCCTGATGCAGTTGGACCAAATATGGTTGTTGATATGTGCAAGAGAGTGCAGAATCTGGAGTTAGCGAAGAAATTCGTTGTGGCTGGCTTCGAGTTGGCATCGAAAGAAGGGGCATTGGCAAAAGAGAAGATGCGGGGCATTTGCTTCGAGATCCATAATGTTGCTATCCATGTTAATGATGATTCTAGGGCTAAAACTGCTATGGTTCAGACAGCAATTTATGAGTCTCAACTtgctgctaagccaaggcttttgGAGCCTGTATACATTGTTGCGATGGAGGGCCCTCAGAGTGCACTCCATGCTATCTATGGCATTCTTGAAAAGAAGGGAGGGGAGGTGTACCAGGTCTTTGAGAGGGAATACACACAGCAGTTCCACGCGAGGGCGTACATTTCTGTTAATGAATCCTTTGGTCTCGCCAAGGAAATCAGGGCTGCAACAGCTGGGCAGGTATACCCGCAGTGTGTATTTGGTTACTGGGATTCGATGGCTTCTGACCCTTTTCAGGCAAGTTCGACAGCTGGGCAGAGGGTTTTGGATATCCGCGAGAGGAAGATGCTGAGGAGACCCTCCTTCCAGAACTAG